From Amia ocellicauda isolate fAmiCal2 chromosome 12, fAmiCal2.hap1, whole genome shotgun sequence, a single genomic window includes:
- the prmt9 gene encoding protein arginine N-methyltransferase 9 has protein sequence MILYKEREITKCDVQQPGWHNHRASTSAITMPNPSTRPKPVRRSCRLSRGNGARNELVSRSLESAQQCLVNQDYGTAFVHYLLVINLAPALKDFARESFRFTLFKWAEELDSLGRIQDLFNSYEQALELYPDDEVIVNSMGEHLFRMGFRDEAAGHFHKALKLKPDFADAKENFYRVANWLVERWHFLMLNDSRRNTKYQQAIQKAVKSGYNVVLDIGTGTGILGMCAKTAGAAEVYACELSKTMYELACEVVSANGMNGEIKILHMKSLEMEIPKDIPNRVSLVVTETVDAGLFGEGIIESLIHAWNHLLLPPQISAKPSSNPAKTGRVIPAGATVFGMAVQCPEIRRHHRVCVTAVGGLCLSGVGELHSPVSYSKDADDSTEPYTTERLSQIQGGYTPLTEPFQALAIDFNNPQELEGLCSRKASQISLPITQEGVLDAIAVWFVLHLDEENSLSTGPQEETCWEQAIYPVQNLFNCTVKPGDSLLLEVSCQDAYLRICSLDLVTTEKMAVVEEASQRLETNSTSSAEAELCTALACLQTSQGSGQRKFMLECSEIALLNNSQYHDSFKRAFCKLLSALKTGNKSEAVEDPVCITDCGKICTREHAHSAPDPLYVLDVSEGFSVLSLIAAKLGSVKAFSSVEKEQHQAVLKRLAEVNGVCEQALEFWLNHVEDDSSVLQRPSTEKLWSAIVLDCVETCGLVRQELMEKANLARCLLEDRGRIFPERIVMYGMLVESDTLLLESAVQGTEPTLGFNIAPFINQFTVPVHVFLDLSTLPCKHLSQPVELFTLDLMNSRANYTSREVKVEACATGRVTAVPFWYQVHLDDEISLSTFSKDSHWKQAAVVLHQPIEVCTGDQLVLRIQQHKSSISITARREDPQAATASAN, from the exons ATGATTTTGTACAAAGAGCGAGAAATAACAAAATGCGACGTGCAGCAACCAGGGTGGCATAATCATCGTGCATCCACATCTGCTATCA CAATGCCCAATCCTAGCACTCGTCCCAAGCCTGTGAGACGCAGTTGCCGGCTGTCAAGGGGAAATGGAGCTAGGAATGAGCTGGTGTCTAGGTCTCTGGAGAGCGCACAGCAGTGCCTAGTGAATCAAGATTATGGAACTGCTTTTGTCCATTATCTCTTAGTGATTAACCTGGCCCCTGCACTGAAGGATTTTGCCAGG GAATCCTTCAGATTTACTCTTTTCAAATGGGCAGAGGAGCTGGATTCCCTAGGCCGCATCCAGGATTTGTTCAACAGTTATGAGCAGGCACTGGAGCTATACCCAGATGATGAAGTCATTGTGAACAGTATGGGAGAGCACCTTTTCAG AATGGGGTTTCGAGATGAAGCTGCTGGCCACTTCCACAAAGCTTTAAAGCTGAAGCCCGACTTTGCTGATGCAAAAGAGAATTTCTACAGAGTTGCCAACTGGCTAGTGGAACGCTGGCATTTCCTCATGCTTAATGACAGCAGGAGGAACACTAagtatcagcaagccatccaGAAAGCTGTGAAATCTGGGTACAATGTTGTGCTCGATATTGGCACTGGCACAGGTATTCTTGG TATGTGTGCTAAGACTGCAGGGGCTGCTGAAGTTTATGCCTGTGAGCTTTCTAAGACCATGTATGAGCTTGCCTGTGAAGTAGTTTCTGCCAATGGAATGAATGGAGAGATTAAGATTCTGCACATGAAATCTCTGGAAATGGAAATCCCTAAAGACATCCCTAATAG GGTTTCACTTGTGGTAACTGAAACTGTGGATGCAGGATTGTTTGGTGAAGGTATTATAGAAAGCTTGATTCATGCTTGGAACCATTTACTCCTGCCCCCTCAG ATTTCCGCCAAGCCGTCAAGCAACCCTGCGAAAACAGGACGAGTCATCCCTGCCGGTGCCACCGTGTTTGGCATGGCAGTGCAGTGTCCAGAGATACGGCGCCATCACAG ggtgtgtgtgactGCAGTTGGGGGCCTGTGTTTATCAGGAGTTGGGGAACTCCATAGCCCTGTGAGCTACTCCAAGGATGCCGATGACTCTACAGAGCCCTACACCACTGAGCGGCTGAGCCAGATCCAGGGAGGATATACTCCTCTGACTGAACCCTTCCAGGCTCTCGCTATTGATTTCAACAACCCACAG GAGCTGGAGGGCCTGTGCTCTCGGAAGGCCTCTCAGATCAGCTTGCCGATTACCCAGGAAGGTGTCTTGGATGCCATTGCTGTCTGGTTTGTGCTCCATCTCGATGAGGAAAATAGCCTTTCCACAGGGCCCCAGGAAGAGACCTGTTGGGAGCAGGCCATCTATCCTGTCCAGAATCTCTTCA ATTGCACGGTTAAGCCTGGTGATAGCCTATTGCTGGAAGTTTCATGTCAGGATGCATACTTGAGGATCTGCAGTTTGGACTTGGTTACAACTGAGAAAATGGCTGTCGTAGAAGAGGCATCTCAAAGATTGGAGACCAACTCTACCTCCAGTGCTGAAGCTGAGCTCTGCACTGCTTTAGCCTGCCTTCAAACAAGCCAGGGAAGTGGTCAGCGGAAGTTTATGTTGGAATGCTCTGAAATAGCCCTGCTGAACAATTCCCAATATCATGACAGTTTTAAAAGAGCCTTTTGCAAACTTCTGTCAGCTTTAAAAACAGGCAATAAATCTGAAGCTGTTGAGGATCCTGTGTGCATCACTGACTGTGGGAAAATATGTACTCGAGAACATGCACACTCTGCCCCCGACCCCTTGTACGTACTAGATGTCTCTGAGGGCTTCTCAGTCTTGTCGCTGATCGCAGCCAAGCTCGGCTCGGTAAAGGCCTTTAGCTCTGTGGAAAAGGAACAGCACCAAGCGGTGTTAAAACGTTTGGCAGAGGTTAACGGGGTTTGTGAGCAGGCTCTGGAGTTTTGGCTCAATCATGTGGAGGATGACTCCTCTGTTCTGCAGAGGCCATCGACAGAAAAGCTTTGGAGTGCCATTGTCCTGGACTGCGTGGAGACCTGTGGGCTTGTGCGGCAGGAGCTGATGGAGAAAGCTAATCTTGCCAG GTGCCTTCTGGAGGACAGGGGGCGAATATTTCCTGAGCGTATTGTGATGTACGGGATGCTGGTTGAATCTGACACATTGCTTTTGGAGAGTGCTGTCCAGGGCACAGAGCCAACTCTTGGATTCAATATTGCACCATTTATCAACCAGTTTACA GTGCCTGTCCATGTGTTTCTGGATCTCTCTACCCTTCCTTGCAAACACCTGAGCCAGCCAGTCGAACTCTTCACACTAGACCTCATGAACTCCAGGGCAAATTACACAAGCCGAGAGGTTAAG GTGGAGGCCTGCGCTACAGGCAGAGTGACAGCAGTGCCGTTCTGGTACCAGGTCCACCTGGATGATGAGATCAGCCTGAGCACCTTCAGTAAGGACTCCCACTGGAAACAGGCTGCTGTGGTTCTCCATCAGCCCATAGAGGTTTGTACAGGGGACCAGCTTGTACTCCGCATTCAGCAGCACAAGAGCAGCATCTCCATCACTGCGCGCCGAGAGGACCCACAAGCAGCCACCGCCTCTGCCAACTGA
- the tmem184c gene encoding transmembrane protein 184C, with amino-acid sequence MPCTCGNWRRWIRPLVVFLYILLLLVVLPFCIWELQKSEVGTHNKAWFIAGIFVFMTIPISLWGILQHLVHYTQPELQKPIIRILWMVPIYSLDSWIALKYPGIAIYVDTCRECYEAYVIYNFMIFLLNYLSNQYPSLVLMLEVKEQQRHLPPLCCCPPWPMGEVLLFRCKLGVLQYTVVRPFTTVIALICQLCGVYDEGNFSSKNAWTYLVIVNNLSQLFAMYCLVLFYKALREELNPIRPVGKFLCVKLVVFVSFWQAAFIAFLVKVGVISDSHTWDWDSVEAVATGLQDFIICVEMFLAAIAHHYSFTYKPYIQEAEEGSCFDSFLAMWDISDIRADISEQVRNVGRTVLGRPRKMYFGEEQEHNEHTSLLSGGTQEPVTDASSMPPSPTGRYKGFGQTTITPHSLSAPAGLSSAMQEEDDNPPTSLPQDTKNLPNPDNGTIL; translated from the exons ATGCCTTGCACTTGTGGGAACTGGAGGAGGTGGATTCGGCCATTGGTGgtatttttatacatattgTTATTGCTAGTAGTCCTGCCTTTCTGCATCTGGGAGCTGCAGAAATCAGAG gttggTACACACAATAAAGCATGGTTCATTGCAGGGATCTTTGTGTTCATGACTATACCAATATCTCTCTGGGGGATCTTACAGCATCTTGTGCACTATACTCAACCTGAGTTGCAGAAGCCAATTATAAG GATCCTGTGGATGGTGCCAATATACAGCTTAGACAGT TGGATTGCTCTGAAGTACCCAGGCATTGCTATCTATGTGGACACCTGCAGAGAATGTTACGAAGCATATGTCATCTATAACTTCATGATTTTTCTGCTGAATTACCTGAGCAACCAGTACCCTAGTCTGGTGTTAATGCTGGAAGTGAAAGAACAGCAGAGACATCTACCTCCTTTGTGCTGCTGTCCACCATGGCCTATGGGAGA GGTGCTGTTATTCAGGTGCAAGCTTGGAGTTTTACAGTATACTGTTGTGAGACCATTTACCACAGTTATAGCACT AATTTGTCAGCTGTGTGGTGTGTATGATGAAGGAAACTTCAGTTCAAAAAATGCGTGGACCTACCTGGTGATtgtcaacaatttatcacaactG TTTGCAATGTACTGCCTCGTGTTGTTTTATAAGGCCCTGAGAGAGGAGCTCAACCCAATCCGTCCAGTTGGGAAATTCCTTTGTGTGAAACTggtggtgtttgtgtctttCTG GCAAGCAGCGTTCATTGCCTTTCTGGTCAAAGTGGGTGTGATTTCCGACTCTCACACGTGGGACTGGGACAGTGTAGAAGCTGTGGCTACGGGTTTACAG GACTTTATCATCTGTGTGGAGATGTTTCTTGCTGCAATTGCTCATCACTACAGCTTCACTTATAAGCCTTACATTCAGGAAGCCGAGGAGGGCTCGTGCTTTGACTCTTTCCTTGCTATGTGGGACATCTCAGACATCAGAGCTGACATATCCGAACAAGTGCGCAATGTTG GGAGAACGGTTTTAGGACGCCCAAGAAAGATGTACTTTGGGGAAGAACAGGAGCACAACGAGCACACCAGTCTGCTCTCTGGAGGAACGCAGGAGCCTGTCACAGATGCCTCCTCCATGCCGCCCTCACCTACAGGCCGCTATAAAGGGTTTGGGCAGACCACGATTACTCCCCACTCTTTATCTGCACCAGCAGGGCTGAGCTCTGCCATGCAGGAGGAGGATGACAACCCCCCCACTTCCCTGCCTCAGGACActaaaaaccttccaaatccaGATAATGGCACAATTCTTTAA